The Saprospiraceae bacterium genome includes a window with the following:
- a CDS encoding 4'-phosphopantetheinyl transferase superfamily protein, whose translation MPLFYKANPFQNDTILGVWEISEDDDFFLEHLVLYDEEKSELSVLKSRKRTEWLASRYLLHLLSGRNLRGACLKDEFGKPYLKDSSFKISMSHSGEFTAVMAAPENVGVDIQKPVAKIERIATRFLSPEEYDQMNVRNRLEMLHVYWGAKESLYKAFGRKSLDFRKHIIVDPFEYNQQGFEFSGRINNDHMVLEYRIFYQPIENAILVYAVQS comes from the coding sequence ATGCCGTTATTCTATAAGGCCAATCCTTTTCAAAATGACACGATACTTGGTGTGTGGGAAATATCAGAGGATGATGATTTTTTTCTGGAACATCTGGTTTTGTATGATGAAGAAAAATCCGAGCTGAGTGTATTGAAAAGCAGAAAAAGAACAGAATGGCTGGCATCCAGATATTTGCTTCATTTACTTTCCGGAAGAAATCTGAGAGGTGCTTGTCTGAAAGATGAATTTGGAAAACCATACCTGAAAGATTCATCTTTCAAAATTTCGATGAGTCATTCAGGAGAATTTACAGCAGTAATGGCTGCACCTGAGAATGTAGGAGTAGATATCCAAAAGCCGGTCGCAAAAATCGAAAGAATAGCAACCAGGTTTTTATCACCTGAAGAGTATGATCAGATGAACGTCCGTAATCGATTGGAAATGCTACATGTTTATTGGGGCGCTAAAGAATCTCTTTATAAAGCTTTTGGCAGAAAATCACTGGATTTCAGAAAGCATATTATAGTTGATCCGTTTGAATATAACCAGCAAGGGTTTGAATTTTCAGGAAGAATTAATAATGACCACATGGTTTTGGAATACCGGATATTTTATCAACCTATCGAAAATGCAATTTTAGTTTATGCAGTACAATCTTAA
- a CDS encoding IS4 family transposase, giving the protein MVINAFEQIGQFIAITPARTHDKKFLELLDVKPHSLMVFDRAYNHYLQFAKWSQNKVFFITRKKSNAKYTIVSTIENPSLKGKEHGVHKDQIIELQYKENKEEKVLRLRLITYYDEKGMPYAFLTNSFEELTAEEVAACYKKRWDIELLFKKLKQNFQLHYFYGENETAIKTQIWCTLIAQLLLTVIQKQNAPQKAFSTVACTVRIHLISMLDLVETVKAKNKYYEKEDPLVGQQDIFGNTLTSRRIRKRQKKKEDTRGHLQKSDENKKNTIDNQSVNSS; this is encoded by the coding sequence ATGGTCATCAACGCCTTTGAACAAATAGGCCAGTTTATCGCCATCACACCGGCTAGAACACATGACAAGAAATTTTTGGAGTTACTGGACGTTAAACCACACAGCTTGATGGTATTTGACCGAGCCTACAATCACTATCTTCAGTTTGCCAAATGGTCACAAAACAAGGTCTTCTTCATCACCCGTAAAAAGTCAAATGCTAAATATACCATCGTAAGTACGATCGAAAATCCATCCTTAAAAGGCAAGGAACACGGTGTACATAAAGATCAAATCATAGAATTGCAATACAAAGAGAACAAAGAAGAAAAAGTACTACGCTTAAGACTAATAACTTATTACGATGAGAAAGGGATGCCTTACGCCTTCTTAACAAATAGTTTTGAAGAACTAACTGCGGAAGAAGTAGCTGCTTGTTACAAAAAAAGATGGGATATTGAGCTTTTATTTAAGAAGTTAAAACAAAATTTTCAGCTCCATTACTTTTATGGAGAAAACGAAACAGCAATCAAAACACAAATTTGGTGCACCCTCATAGCCCAATTATTATTAACGGTCATACAAAAGCAAAATGCACCACAGAAAGCTTTTTCTACAGTAGCCTGTACAGTCCGAATTCACCTAATCAGCATGCTAGATTTGGTAGAAACTGTAAAAGCGAAGAACAAATATTATGAAAAAGAAGATCCATTGGTTGGACAGCAAGATATTTTTGGAAATACCCTGACATCAAGAAGGATTCGTAAACGGCAAAAGAAAAAAGAAGATACAAGGGGTCACCTTCAAAAATCAGATGAAAACAAGAAAAATACCATTGATAATCAAAGTGTTAACTCAAGTTGA
- a CDS encoding DUF4372 domain-containing protein codes for MDKDTTIKFVGQPIFAQIIKMVSKTVFSQLVSKHQSDRYYKEFKTWDHFVSLMFAILSRCDSIAEIIDGMVGLSGKLQYLSLGKVPAKSTFSDGMRKRSDKFFEDLYFALVKEYSSFLSDSKTLGKQFQQMLLIDSTTIRLFTEVLKGVGRNRKDDGKKKVELRYTWSSTPLNK; via the coding sequence ATGGACAAAGATACGACGATAAAATTTGTCGGACAGCCGATTTTCGCTCAAATCATAAAAATGGTGAGCAAAACAGTATTTAGCCAATTAGTATCGAAACATCAAAGCGACCGCTATTACAAAGAATTTAAGACATGGGATCATTTTGTGTCTCTGATGTTTGCTATCTTGAGTCGATGTGATTCGATTGCTGAAATCATAGATGGAATGGTGGGTTTATCAGGTAAATTACAGTATTTAAGTCTCGGGAAAGTACCTGCGAAGAGTACATTCAGCGATGGGATGCGAAAGAGATCGGATAAATTTTTTGAGGACTTGTACTTTGCCTTGGTCAAAGAGTATTCATCGTTTTTGTCGGACAGCAAGACTCTAGGCAAACAGTTTCAGCAGATGCTACTTATAGATTCAACTACTATCCGATTATTTACCGAAGTACTCAAAGGAGTAGGCCGTAATCGCAAAGATGATGGAAAGAAAAAGGTGGAGCTAAGGTACACATGGTCATCAACGCCTTTGAACAAATAG
- a CDS encoding DUF3943 domain-containing protein — MLNNIEHISSQFTDTFPLKEEKVLKKNYYRPVSYITGLNVLINRYDVHIKKAEWAVVTPSSWWVNIKRGFMTDGDAFPTNWFGHPYHGSLFYNSSRLSGFGYLESIPYVIGGSLMWEYFGETEPPSEIDLFTTSLGGAYLGEVLYRLSDLSWNHRSAGRNTALRNIAGGVLNPMAGLNRLLFGYGIPYSESSETSLQGDIFVGFNYPFRKTFTDFRNTGSILEMNLTYGNLLDRYQNSFGPFEYFTVDSWFNFPHTANFYDSYFNFSSDAVIIGRKLVNQRQRTEIVSISQHYDFVHNDLFKIGSVVVTGDWWRFRTIGKFRYMTSFKAGVVLFGSGNSEMVKPVNPEIFENFYRDYIYGQGFMIETEAMFAYAGLGKVVADVNFFRIFSRIQPKGWENLQLLRARYLYPFYSGLSLGLGYDYYHRNSFYYTSRNYERLNTSHNELRLLIGYAF, encoded by the coding sequence ATGCTTAATAATATTGAGCATATTTCATCTCAGTTTACAGATACTTTTCCTTTAAAAGAAGAGAAAGTATTGAAAAAAAACTATTACAGACCTGTCAGTTATATTACAGGCCTTAATGTATTGATCAACAGATATGATGTGCACATTAAAAAGGCAGAGTGGGCGGTAGTAACTCCTTCCTCATGGTGGGTTAATATTAAAAGGGGATTTATGACAGATGGAGATGCCTTTCCTACCAACTGGTTTGGACATCCGTACCACGGTTCGCTTTTTTATAATTCATCACGACTTTCAGGATTCGGCTATCTGGAATCTATACCTTATGTCATAGGAGGTAGTCTGATGTGGGAATATTTTGGAGAGACAGAGCCGCCCAGCGAGATAGACTTGTTTACGACTTCCTTAGGCGGCGCATACTTGGGAGAAGTACTGTACAGACTTTCAGATTTAAGCTGGAATCATCGTTCTGCCGGACGCAATACAGCCCTGAGAAATATTGCCGGTGGTGTACTCAACCCTATGGCGGGATTGAACAGACTACTTTTTGGTTATGGTATTCCATATTCTGAAAGCTCTGAAACTTCGTTACAAGGAGATATTTTTGTAGGATTTAATTATCCCTTTAGAAAAACTTTCACCGATTTCAGAAATACGGGCTCTATTTTGGAAATGAATCTGACATATGGCAACCTTTTGGATAGATACCAGAATTCTTTTGGACCGTTTGAGTATTTTACCGTTGATTCATGGTTTAATTTTCCTCATACAGCCAATTTTTATGATTCTTATTTTAATTTTAGTTCCGATGCCGTGATTATCGGTAGAAAGTTGGTCAATCAAAGGCAACGCACCGAAATCGTCAGTATTTCACAGCACTATGATTTTGTGCATAATGATTTGTTTAAAATCGGTTCAGTTGTAGTAACAGGAGACTGGTGGCGTTTCAGAACAATTGGAAAGTTCAGATATATGACTTCCTTCAAAGCAGGTGTCGTATTATTCGGGAGCGGAAATTCAGAAATGGTAAAACCGGTAAATCCGGAAATCTTTGAAAACTTTTACAGAGACTACATTTATGGGCAAGGATTTATGATTGAAACCGAAGCAATGTTTGCATATGCTGGTCTTGGTAAGGTGGTGGCAGATGTCAATTTTTTCAGAATATTCTCCAGAATTCAACCAAAAGGTTGGGAAAATCTCCAATTATTACGTGCAAGATATTTGTATCCGTTTTATTCCGGATTGTCTCTGGGGTTGGGATATGATTATTATCACAGAAATTCCTTCTATTACACTTCAAGAAATTATGAAAGATTAAACACTTCACATAATGAATTGCGATTGTTGATAGGCTATGCTTTTTAG
- a CDS encoding T9SS type A sorting domain-containing protein: MKSKFTIFLIIFILQFELISQTGKLSVFVTDICDIPSGESFKTSLYLNSGLNKVFLKQTINQPAVFENLVNSYQYTIIVEPVSLKKPQLSLKDLSLVRLGIIGEKELSDFALLTGNVNDGIVTTESHVVMIKNSLLYDSLHFQNQYLFTIDQSPNITQTNTSEFVLNGITTEHDEVRIITTKRGMVSHAVTDYCDGKCPDIVGKSASLIFENQEIKKGEEITFPLYFDDQEAYQAAFFTFSSVNAKIVDIQKYPNTDFVSAGADKYRFLWISNMISGNDGDTLAYISLIPEKDGVLSDFIRIENSKSEAIIYTDSCVVSYNKVVLEPIINIADCLISLPLNITIPDCSPQYYVGEPLIHKLCKNHFSVTFTDQILVECEKKLRIWTMLNWLTGKVDQHVQIIFIREDFKHVCNQDMVIDFDDTYKFVTARSMVENPFSHHSYSFSSVDVADTIRLMKLEQPLQEYLHIYDLTDTLFCITKVTKNLSLNILPQIIVNENNGYKVEAISFIPSGTQLPAGISNLRISHDGGSYLISIFFDASYSGQTIPLTLRYTQNGVNKIYGMVNAVLLQKPEIPPLKFIAYNDYLTEGMSYEMEIYSPNFNNIIGLQFELKFANISFQGSGSGHLNINHVHYNYFAPTDILRLVWIQQNVEPISVDQSVKLFSFIFTPQKSGYLSEFVKVETSSLMPEAIYNNLTVSNNILLDFDFPNRPTSTEETNISPISVFPNPAAISSAINISWKDGHQPESVIVKDINGRVVLQKEIFGAADRVISMNLNDAINSGVYFLTFKTKTRSATKKLMIVR, from the coding sequence ATGAAAAGCAAATTTACCATCTTTCTGATCATTTTTATTCTGCAATTTGAACTTATATCTCAGACCGGAAAATTATCTGTTTTTGTGACTGATATCTGTGACATACCATCAGGTGAAAGTTTTAAAACCAGCCTGTATTTAAATTCAGGACTCAATAAAGTATTTCTAAAACAAACAATTAATCAACCTGCCGTATTTGAAAATCTGGTCAATTCTTACCAATATACGATTATTGTCGAGCCGGTGAGTTTGAAGAAACCACAATTATCTTTGAAGGATTTGAGCTTGGTGAGATTGGGGATTATAGGTGAAAAAGAATTATCTGATTTTGCCCTGTTAACCGGAAATGTCAATGACGGCATTGTGACAACTGAATCTCATGTTGTTATGATTAAAAATAGTTTACTTTATGACAGTTTGCATTTTCAAAACCAATACTTATTTACCATTGACCAAAGCCCGAACATAACGCAAACAAATACATCTGAATTCGTCCTAAATGGAATCACTACCGAACATGATGAAGTAAGAATAATTACAACTAAGAGGGGCATGGTCTCGCATGCCGTTACAGATTATTGTGATGGAAAGTGTCCGGACATAGTTGGTAAAAGTGCTTCATTAATTTTTGAGAATCAGGAAATAAAAAAGGGTGAAGAAATTACTTTTCCGCTCTATTTTGATGATCAGGAAGCGTATCAGGCAGCTTTTTTTACTTTCAGTTCTGTCAATGCCAAAATAGTGGATATTCAAAAATATCCCAATACAGATTTCGTTTCTGCGGGAGCTGACAAGTACAGATTTTTATGGATATCGAATATGATTTCCGGGAACGATGGCGATACTTTGGCCTATATCTCACTCATTCCTGAAAAGGATGGTGTGTTGTCAGATTTTATCCGGATTGAAAATTCTAAAAGTGAAGCAATCATATATACAGATAGTTGTGTAGTCTCTTACAACAAAGTTGTATTGGAACCCATTATAAATATAGCGGATTGTCTGATATCGCTTCCTTTGAATATAACTATACCGGATTGCAGTCCACAATATTATGTAGGTGAGCCTTTGATTCACAAACTGTGCAAAAACCATTTTTCAGTTACGTTCACAGATCAAATTTTAGTCGAGTGCGAAAAGAAATTGAGAATTTGGACAATGCTAAACTGGCTGACTGGCAAGGTGGATCAACATGTACAAATTATCTTTATTCGGGAAGATTTCAAACATGTTTGTAATCAGGATATGGTGATAGATTTTGATGATACATATAAATTTGTTACTGCCAGGAGCATGGTTGAAAATCCTTTTTCCCATCATTCATACAGTTTTAGTAGTGTGGATGTTGCAGATACCATCCGATTGATGAAATTGGAGCAACCTTTGCAGGAGTATCTTCATATTTATGATCTCACGGACACCCTTTTCTGTATTACAAAAGTAACTAAAAATTTATCTTTAAATATTCTTCCACAAATCATTGTCAACGAAAACAACGGGTACAAAGTAGAGGCCATTTCATTTATTCCTTCCGGTACACAATTGCCTGCCGGAATTTCCAATCTCAGAATTTCGCACGATGGTGGTTCATACCTTATTTCTATATTTTTTGATGCATCGTACAGCGGACAGACTATCCCTTTGACCTTGAGATACACTCAAAATGGTGTCAATAAAATCTATGGTATGGTGAATGCTGTTTTACTCCAGAAACCTGAAATTCCTCCATTAAAATTTATAGCATACAATGATTATCTAACTGAAGGAATGAGCTACGAGATGGAAATATATTCACCCAATTTTAATAATATTATTGGATTACAGTTTGAATTAAAATTTGCAAATATCAGCTTTCAAGGTTCGGGAAGCGGCCATTTAAATATCAATCATGTACATTACAACTATTTTGCTCCAACTGACATATTAAGACTTGTTTGGATTCAACAAAATGTGGAGCCCATCAGTGTGGATCAAAGTGTCAAACTGTTTAGCTTTATTTTCACACCCCAAAAATCCGGTTATCTATCCGAATTTGTAAAAGTAGAGACATCATCACTTATGCCTGAAGCAATTTACAATAATCTGACCGTATCGAATAATATCTTACTGGATTTCGATTTTCCCAATCGACCTACTTCAACTGAAGAAACAAATATTTCACCCATTTCTGTCTTTCCCAATCCTGCTGCCATTTCATCCGCAATAAACATCAGCTGGAAGGATGGGCATCAGCCGGAATCGGTTATTGTTAAAGATATAAACGGTAGAGTAGTACTTCAAAAAGAGATATTTGGAGCAGCAGACAGAGTTATTTCAATGAATCTGAATGATGCTATCAATTCAGGAGTCTATTTTCTTACTTTTAAAACAAAAACGAGATCGGCTACTAAAAAACTGATGATCGTTAGGTAG
- a CDS encoding type II toxin-antitoxin system VapC family toxin has translation MEQPQYLIDTNAVIDYLGNKFPVSGMDFMNGIIDAVPQVSVISKIELLGFNTLDKHYNTISNFIKDSTVLDLTNNVVEATIEIRKNHKTKLPDAIIAVTALVYDMELISRNIPDFKNIVGLKVIDPHSL, from the coding sequence ATGGAACAACCTCAGTATTTAATTGACACTAATGCAGTCATTGATTATCTCGGCAATAAATTTCCAGTCTCAGGCATGGATTTTATGAATGGTATTATTGATGCTGTTCCACAAGTTTCAGTAATTTCAAAAATTGAACTTCTTGGTTTTAATACTCTTGACAAACATTATAATACTATTTCCAATTTTATTAAGGATTCCACTGTCTTGGATTTGACAAACAATGTAGTAGAAGCCACTATTGAAATCCGAAAAAACCACAAAACTAAACTTCCGGATGCTATCATAGCCGTTACAGCTCTTGTCTATGACATGGAGCTAATCTCCCGGAATATTCCTGATTTTAAGAATATAGTTGGGTTAAAAGTTATTGATCCACATAGCTTGTAG
- a CDS encoding type II toxin-antitoxin system VapC family toxin: MGIESIWDTNTAIYYLQQLFPPAAEKYIDESLINSQPCISVITEIELLCWKTTSEKDIEVLNNFISDVMVIELDNPIKNKTAEIRKTYKIKLPDAIIAASALVYGYTLITRNISDFKSIKGLNLIDPHNL; the protein is encoded by the coding sequence ATGGGAATAGAATCCATATGGGACACGAATACTGCAATCTACTACCTTCAACAACTATTTCCTCCTGCTGCTGAGAAATACATTGACGAATCTCTAATAAATTCCCAACCTTGTATTTCTGTTATAACAGAGATTGAATTACTTTGTTGGAAAACTACATCTGAAAAAGATATAGAAGTACTTAATAATTTTATCTCCGACGTCATGGTGATCGAACTTGATAACCCAATCAAAAATAAAACAGCTGAAATACGAAAAACTTACAAAATAAAACTCCCCGATGCTATTATTGCTGCATCAGCCTTAGTTTATGGATATACATTAATAACTCGAAATATTTCTGATTTTAAAAGTATAAAGGGACTAAATTTAATTGACCCTCATAATCTTTAA
- a CDS encoding outer membrane beta-barrel protein yields the protein MNLNLKSRKPLRIRLSVKSLTKSLMLSIIILTGLFTSVNAQIYKYEKPSWLFGIAGGANFNFHRGSTQQLTADFTPPVAFHDGKGTGLFLAPTIEYNNAATGWGFMLHAGIDNRNSKFDQVISDCDCPADLSVNLNYITVEPSLRFAPGGSNFYLYAGPRFAFNTDKSFTYTLGRNPAFPNQELVPPVKGDISNVRENLISAQIGAGLDIPMNSRDNQIQTILSPFVSFQPYFGQSPRNVETWNITTVRVGAGLKFGRGKEIPVANASMSMDDIYFTVKSPKNIASQRIVSETFPLRNYVFFDLGSTEIPERYVLLNKDQVKDFKEDQAGIFEPDNTSDRSEKVMLVYYNLLNVIGDRLIRNPSTSITLVGSSEKGADDGKKMAESVQKYLTGTFGIAANRIAVQGSTKPKLPSEQPGGTLELDLLREGDRRVSIESNSPELLMEYGNVNAKSLKPVQIKATQFAPLDSYVSFNVEDKNNNLSFWSMDVTDPKGNIKNYGPFTGKNVFLSGKSILGDQTKGDYKFVMKGTKKDGSTFVRNSTSEINLWTPMKDHEGMRYSVLYEFNDSKAIDLYEKYLNEVITPAIPQGSRVYIHGYTDTIGDELNNYNLSLARAHDVHKILEKSLAKAGRKDVTFEVYGFGEDSSLSPFKNTLPEERFYNRTVIIDIIPQH from the coding sequence ATGAATCTAAATTTAAAATCAAGAAAGCCGCTTCGCATAAGACTTTCAGTAAAATCTTTGACGAAGAGTTTAATGCTCAGCATTATTATTCTGACAGGTCTGTTTACTTCGGTAAATGCACAAATCTACAAATATGAAAAACCATCCTGGTTGTTTGGAATTGCAGGTGGAGCAAATTTTAATTTTCACCGAGGATCCACACAACAGTTGACTGCTGATTTCACACCACCTGTTGCTTTTCATGATGGAAAAGGAACCGGTCTGTTCCTAGCTCCGACCATTGAGTACAATAATGCCGCTACGGGTTGGGGATTTATGTTGCACGCCGGTATTGATAATCGAAACAGTAAATTTGATCAGGTCATCTCAGATTGTGATTGTCCTGCCGATTTATCTGTAAACCTAAACTACATAACCGTAGAGCCAAGTTTGCGATTTGCGCCGGGGGGATCTAATTTTTATCTGTATGCAGGTCCAAGGTTTGCATTTAATACGGACAAATCTTTTACATATACTTTGGGAAGAAACCCGGCATTTCCAAATCAGGAACTGGTGCCTCCTGTCAAAGGTGATATCAGTAACGTCAGAGAAAATCTGATTTCGGCTCAAATCGGGGCAGGATTGGACATTCCGATGAATTCAAGGGATAATCAAATACAAACGATACTATCACCTTTTGTATCTTTCCAACCCTACTTCGGACAGTCACCCCGAAATGTAGAAACGTGGAATATAACAACTGTCAGAGTCGGTGCCGGACTGAAATTCGGACGTGGTAAAGAAATACCTGTAGCGAATGCATCAATGAGTATGGATGATATTTATTTTACAGTAAAATCTCCTAAAAATATTGCTTCTCAGCGTATTGTAAGTGAAACTTTCCCATTACGAAATTATGTCTTTTTTGATTTGGGATCTACAGAAATTCCTGAACGATATGTCTTATTAAACAAAGATCAGGTTAAAGATTTTAAAGAAGATCAGGCTGGTATATTCGAACCTGACAATACATCTGACCGGTCAGAAAAAGTGATGTTGGTTTATTACAATTTACTGAATGTTATCGGTGATCGTTTAATCAGAAATCCGTCAACCTCTATCACTTTGGTAGGGTCATCTGAAAAAGGTGCTGATGATGGTAAAAAAATGGCTGAATCAGTACAAAAATATCTTACAGGAACTTTTGGAATCGCTGCAAACAGAATAGCCGTACAAGGTAGTACCAAGCCAAAACTTCCATCAGAGCAACCCGGAGGAACACTAGAACTTGACCTGTTGCGAGAAGGAGACAGAAGGGTTTCCATTGAGAGTAATTCACCGGAATTGCTGATGGAATACGGAAACGTAAATGCTAAGTCATTGAAGCCTGTTCAAATCAAGGCAACACAATTTGCTCCTTTAGATAGTTATGTTTCTTTTAATGTGGAAGACAAAAATAACAATCTCAGTTTCTGGTCAATGGATGTGACGGATCCAAAAGGAAATATTAAAAATTACGGACCTTTTACAGGAAAGAATGTATTTCTTTCGGGAAAATCCATTTTAGGGGATCAAACGAAAGGCGACTATAAGTTTGTCATGAAAGGTACCAAAAAAGATGGTTCAACATTCGTAAGAAATTCAACTTCTGAAATCAATCTTTGGACTCCGATGAAAGATCATGAAGGAATGAGATACAGTGTTTTGTATGAATTTAATGACTCTAAAGCTATCGATCTTTATGAAAAATATCTGAATGAAGTCATCACACCTGCTATTCCACAGGGTAGCCGGGTATATATTCATGGTTATACAGATACAATTGGAGATGAATTAAATAACTATAATTTATCTTTAGCGAGAGCACATGATGTTCACAAAATTCTTGAGAAAAGTCTTGCAAAGGCAGGTAGAAAGGATGTAACATTTGAGGTATATGGATTTGGAGAAGATTCTTCATTATCCCCATTCAAAAACACCCTACCTGAAGAGAGATTTTATAATCGTACTGTTATTATTGACATTATCCCACAACATTAA